Proteins encoded by one window of Brevibacterium atlanticum:
- a CDS encoding M48 metallopeptidase family protein: protein MANRQSWSEEEVLRAIARGEIEVRRSTRRKKTVAVSKEIDTFVLRAPARYSVESNIRSLTALFNRLAARDHSSAADLVELAEEMNRRYFAGRLSPTSIRWVTNQNISRWASTTTSTGDIRISHRLQSVPRWVLETVVVHELVHLQIGPHSKEFHDLANRHPRQADAQLYLAGFNDGERFRRGS from the coding sequence GTGGCCAATCGACAGAGCTGGAGTGAAGAAGAGGTGCTGCGGGCCATCGCCCGTGGAGAGATCGAGGTCCGACGGTCGACTCGACGGAAGAAGACCGTCGCCGTGTCGAAGGAGATCGACACCTTCGTGCTGCGGGCGCCGGCCCGCTACAGCGTGGAGAGCAACATCCGGTCGCTCACGGCACTGTTCAACCGGCTGGCGGCCCGCGACCATTCCTCCGCCGCCGACCTCGTCGAGCTCGCGGAGGAGATGAACCGACGCTATTTCGCAGGACGACTGAGTCCGACCTCGATCAGGTGGGTGACGAATCAGAACATCAGCCGCTGGGCGTCGACGACGACATCGACCGGAGACATCCGGATCTCCCATCGCCTCCAGTCCGTGCCGCGGTGGGTGCTCGAGACAGTAGTCGTCCACGAGCTCGTCCACCTGCAGATCGGTCCGCATTCGAAGGAATTCCACGATCTGGCGAACAGGCACCCCCGGCAGGCCGACGCGCAGCTGTACCTCGCTGGGTTCAACGACGGAGAGCGTTTCCGCCGAGGAAGCTGA
- the nudC gene encoding NAD(+) diphosphatase, which yields MKPMPPVQPISLARHGIDRDHLTRGQDGDLSEIWAAGAVPVFEHRGNLLVASGGLFLGDHALVPTAQTEVYLGLDPQGTRYIGISLDDEGRGVLDAALEASRARDASDLLTAPGDGVDSSEPVWLPLRHLAESLDDVQVSLACEIVGVGNWHRAHRYSPRTGSPTVPVLGGWVRRDPETGSEHFPRTDPAVIVVIVNTDDDGIERVLLGNNAAWEADRYSLLAGFVEPGETLEHAVIREIWEEAHLEVTDPRYLGSQPWPFPCSLMLGFSAEALSRDFAADEAEIASLRWFTRDELRTAIAEETVRSPSTVSIAGQLLYSWLDNE from the coding sequence ATGAAGCCAATGCCCCCGGTCCAGCCGATCAGCCTCGCCCGTCACGGAATCGATCGCGATCATCTCACGAGAGGCCAGGACGGGGACCTGTCCGAGATCTGGGCGGCCGGTGCCGTGCCCGTGTTCGAGCATCGGGGGAACCTGCTCGTGGCCTCCGGTGGACTCTTCCTCGGCGATCACGCACTCGTTCCCACGGCGCAGACGGAGGTCTATCTCGGTCTCGACCCGCAGGGCACCCGCTACATCGGCATCTCGCTCGACGACGAGGGTCGCGGCGTCCTCGATGCGGCGCTGGAGGCCTCTCGTGCTCGTGACGCCAGTGATCTGCTGACCGCGCCCGGTGACGGCGTCGACAGCTCCGAACCCGTCTGGCTGCCGCTGCGGCACCTGGCGGAGTCCCTCGACGACGTGCAGGTGTCCTTGGCGTGTGAGATCGTCGGCGTCGGCAACTGGCACCGCGCCCACCGCTACTCCCCGCGCACGGGGTCACCGACCGTTCCCGTCCTCGGCGGATGGGTCCGCCGTGATCCCGAGACCGGCAGCGAACACTTCCCCCGCACCGACCCCGCGGTGATCGTCGTCATCGTCAACACCGACGACGACGGGATCGAACGGGTGCTGTTGGGCAACAACGCCGCGTGGGAGGCCGACCGCTACTCGCTTCTCGCCGGCTTCGTCGAACCCGGCGAGACCCTCGAACACGCGGTGATCAGGGAGATCTGGGAGGAAGCCCACCTCGAGGTCACCGATCCCCGGTACCTCGGTTCGCAGCCGTGGCCTTTCCCGTGCTCGCTCATGCTCGGGTTCTCCGCCGAGGCACTCAGCCGTGACTTCGCTGCCGACGAAGCGGAGATCGCCTCGCTGCGGTGGTTCACCCGGGATGAGCTGCGCACGGCCATCGCCGAGGAGACGGTCAGATCGCCGTCGACTGTGTCCATCGCCGGTCAGCTCCTGTACAGCTGGTTGGACAACGAGTGA
- a CDS encoding aminoglycoside phosphotransferase → MDIKALKLTAIAATMLDGFAPTKWTPLPPLGEGVRVLLSDDRQQLVATAQTQLDRTADIGSAAEAGRLYDAMYPHADFAWPHLRAITEVEAEYFETETPTTVTLSDPLPGAPLGDVPIADTARASSLAQALATLHSAAPETVSEASFPVEDPARAQFLILERLDQAASTGRVPSALLQHWEEEFEKVALWHFLATPIHGSIDETSVYTDQERVLALSEIGRLRVADPAIDLAAASALIDPAALPTFFEEYRNSRPRADEHVIDRAELLAEFAVLDWLLEAVDSGDETAVEDAADLLTSFSNVLFSGAAGVDTADSGIRASKSPDSAAQATTAEASAPVSTDTAEDVAAPTAPRRGAAAADEDTTDVEAAITEKERGDVYIPQAHPTRSSDGSPDSDDTGSDTGPSSDDTGADTESSSDDEPGSPTEPTAREHEATSPREREDTGRIARPDHD, encoded by the coding sequence GTGGATATCAAGGCGCTCAAGTTGACTGCGATCGCGGCGACGATGCTCGACGGCTTCGCCCCGACGAAATGGACTCCTCTGCCGCCCTTGGGCGAGGGTGTCAGAGTTCTGCTCAGCGATGACCGACAGCAGCTCGTGGCGACGGCTCAGACACAGCTCGATCGCACTGCTGACATCGGATCCGCCGCCGAGGCCGGCCGCCTCTACGATGCCATGTATCCGCACGCCGACTTCGCCTGGCCGCATCTGCGAGCCATCACCGAGGTCGAGGCCGAGTACTTCGAGACTGAGACGCCGACGACTGTGACCCTGTCCGATCCGCTGCCGGGCGCCCCGTTGGGCGATGTGCCCATCGCCGACACGGCCCGTGCCAGTTCTTTGGCGCAGGCCCTGGCGACCCTGCACTCGGCTGCTCCGGAAACGGTCTCCGAAGCGAGCTTCCCGGTCGAGGACCCGGCTCGTGCGCAGTTCCTCATCCTCGAACGCCTCGACCAGGCCGCGAGCACTGGGCGAGTTCCCTCGGCGCTGCTGCAGCACTGGGAGGAGGAGTTCGAGAAGGTCGCGCTCTGGCATTTCCTCGCCACTCCGATCCACGGCTCGATCGACGAGACCAGCGTCTACACCGACCAGGAGCGGGTCCTCGCACTCTCTGAGATCGGCCGACTGCGGGTCGCTGATCCTGCGATCGATCTGGCAGCCGCCTCGGCGCTCATCGATCCCGCCGCCCTGCCGACATTCTTCGAGGAGTACCGCAACTCCCGCCCCCGTGCCGATGAACACGTGATCGATCGTGCCGAACTGCTCGCCGAGTTCGCGGTCCTCGACTGGCTGCTCGAAGCCGTCGATTCCGGCGACGAGACCGCGGTGGAGGACGCCGCCGATCTCCTGACCTCCTTCAGCAACGTCCTCTTCTCCGGTGCCGCCGGCGTGGACACGGCGGATTCCGGCATCAGAGCTTCGAAGTCTCCGGACTCCGCTGCGCAGGCCACGACCGCCGAGGCGTCCGCTCCCGTCTCGACGGACACGGCCGAGGACGTTGCCGCCCCGACAGCGCCCCGACGCGGCGCGGCAGCCGCCGACGAGGACACGACCGATGTCGAAGCCGCGATCACCGAGAAGGAACGCGGCGACGTCTACATCCCGCAGGCTCACCCGACCAGGTCCTCGGATGGCTCGCCGGACTCCGACGACACCGGTTCGGATACCGGGCCGTCCTCGGATGACACCGGAGCGGATACCGAATCATCGTCCGATGATGAACCCGGATCACCCACGGAGCCGACCGCACGTGAGCACGAGGCCACGAGCCCACGGGAGCGCGAGGACACCGGGCGAATCGCTCGGCCCGACCACGACTGA
- a CDS encoding NUDIX hydrolase, with amino-acid sequence MIDLATARREVGLAPAGEFTADFGELFDQHGEDALHRNGGGRHVTASCLVFDPDADSVLLNHHGKARLWGQFGGHLEPVDDSLRAAARREAEEESGLTGFSWVSPTPIDLHVHDLSTAFGSCSRHFDVVFAAAASVSESPNVSAESLDVAWFRLDELPNDLMPDLPARLPDLYHAAAAAVANQT; translated from the coding sequence ATGATCGATCTCGCCACTGCCCGCCGCGAGGTCGGCCTCGCACCCGCCGGTGAGTTCACGGCGGACTTCGGCGAACTCTTCGACCAACACGGCGAGGACGCACTGCATCGTAACGGCGGCGGCCGGCACGTGACGGCCAGCTGCCTCGTCTTCGATCCCGACGCGGATTCGGTGCTGCTCAATCATCACGGCAAGGCGCGGCTGTGGGGTCAGTTCGGCGGGCACCTCGAACCGGTCGACGACTCACTGCGTGCTGCCGCCCGGAGGGAGGCCGAGGAGGAGAGCGGGCTGACCGGCTTCTCCTGGGTCTCCCCCACCCCCATCGATCTGCACGTACACGACCTCTCAACCGCTTTCGGCTCCTGCTCACGACACTTCGATGTCGTCTTCGCCGCCGCAGCCTCCGTATCCGAATCACCGAACGTGTCGGCCGAGTCGCTCGACGTCGCCTGGTTCCGGCTCGATGAGCTGCCGAACGACCTCATGCCGGATCTCCCGGCTCGATTGCCTGACCTCTATCACGCCGCTGCGGCCGCCGTCGCCAACCAGACCTGA
- a CDS encoding ATP-dependent DNA helicase UvrD2, which produces MRAAATALLEALDEEQREVATHFDSPVIVLAGAGTGKTRAMTHRIAYGIATDVFPPNHVLALTFTAKAAGEMRSRLRGLGVPAVQARTFHSAALRQLRFFWDRFAEGEFPRIIENKAGIIGSVMQSLGMETSRELTRDVASEIEFAAASLLGVDDYATKAAARDLPGQLGVEDMVRIIDAYGEAKTRGRLLDFDDVLLVLSGVLAEYPAIAAEIRDQYRHFVVDEFQDVSPLQFDVLSRWLGPRDNLCVVGDPAQTIYSFAGADASLLGSLNAAMPGARTIRLVRNYRSSQSIVSTANSLLRHTSKTALTLRTENAEGRPPSMTEYPTDEAEATGVVQAISAEIHAGRRPRNIAVLFRTNGQSPAYEQALTAAGIPYVLRGGERFFARKEVKEAVLMLKASRVTSNGRPLPDAVIEVLGSLGFTTEPPGPGASRQKWESLKALVDLAEEHQAGQGLPVPMEAFLDDLADRAEHQFAPDIEGVTLASFHAAKGLEWDSVHLVGLSEGLLPISYAQTPRAVAEERRLFYVALTRAGRELRMSWSLARFDSEQKPRRSSRFLSELGQVGQSMGRAQATATTAGLNRCRRCGGALVSQIDRALGRCSRCPAEVDLELLDRLRRWRTRVGMEQGLPPYLVLTDTSLSVIAENRPRDLDGLSRVPGIGATKLELYGASLLGLLAD; this is translated from the coding sequence GTGAGAGCTGCGGCTACGGCCCTTCTCGAGGCCCTGGATGAGGAGCAGAGGGAGGTCGCCACCCATTTCGACTCCCCGGTGATCGTCCTCGCCGGTGCCGGAACGGGCAAGACCCGCGCCATGACTCACAGGATCGCCTACGGAATCGCCACCGACGTGTTCCCTCCCAACCACGTCCTGGCGCTGACTTTCACTGCGAAGGCGGCGGGGGAGATGCGCTCACGGCTGCGCGGGCTCGGGGTGCCGGCAGTCCAGGCCCGCACCTTCCACTCTGCTGCCCTGCGCCAGCTGCGCTTCTTCTGGGACCGCTTCGCCGAAGGCGAGTTCCCTCGCATCATCGAGAACAAGGCAGGCATCATCGGATCGGTGATGCAGAGCCTGGGCATGGAGACCAGTCGGGAGCTCACCCGTGACGTCGCCTCGGAGATCGAATTCGCTGCGGCCTCGCTGCTGGGCGTCGACGACTATGCGACCAAGGCGGCCGCACGGGACCTGCCGGGACAGTTGGGTGTCGAAGATATGGTTCGCATCATCGACGCCTATGGCGAGGCCAAGACCCGCGGGAGGCTGCTCGACTTCGATGATGTGCTTCTTGTTCTCTCCGGGGTCCTCGCGGAGTACCCGGCGATCGCTGCGGAGATCCGGGACCAGTACCGGCACTTCGTCGTCGATGAGTTCCAGGACGTCTCGCCGCTGCAGTTCGATGTGCTCTCCCGCTGGTTGGGTCCGCGCGACAACCTCTGCGTGGTCGGGGACCCCGCGCAGACGATCTATTCCTTCGCCGGAGCCGATGCGAGCCTGCTCGGCTCCCTCAACGCGGCGATGCCGGGCGCCAGGACCATCCGCCTCGTCCGCAACTACCGCTCCTCCCAGTCGATCGTGTCCACCGCCAACAGTCTGCTCAGACACACCTCGAAGACCGCGCTGACGCTGCGGACCGAGAACGCCGAAGGTCGGCCGCCGAGCATGACCGAATACCCCACCGATGAGGCCGAGGCGACGGGAGTGGTCCAGGCGATCTCGGCCGAGATCCACGCGGGTCGTCGTCCGCGCAACATCGCCGTGCTCTTTCGCACGAATGGTCAGAGTCCCGCCTATGAGCAGGCACTGACCGCCGCCGGCATTCCCTACGTGCTGCGCGGTGGGGAACGCTTCTTCGCTCGTAAGGAGGTCAAGGAAGCCGTCCTCATGCTCAAGGCTTCCCGCGTCACCTCGAATGGTCGCCCGCTGCCCGACGCCGTCATCGAAGTGTTGGGCTCCCTCGGCTTCACCACGGAACCGCCGGGCCCCGGAGCGAGCCGACAGAAGTGGGAGTCGCTCAAGGCCCTCGTGGATCTCGCAGAGGAGCACCAGGCGGGGCAGGGCCTCCCCGTGCCGATGGAGGCCTTCCTCGACGACCTGGCCGATCGTGCCGAACACCAGTTCGCCCCCGACATCGAAGGCGTCACCCTGGCTTCGTTCCACGCGGCCAAGGGCCTGGAGTGGGACAGCGTCCATCTCGTCGGCCTGAGTGAGGGACTGCTGCCGATCAGCTATGCGCAGACCCCTCGGGCCGTTGCCGAGGAGCGACGCCTGTTCTACGTGGCGCTGACCCGTGCGGGCAGGGAACTGCGGATGAGCTGGTCGCTTGCCCGCTTCGATTCGGAGCAGAAGCCCCGCAGATCCTCGCGTTTCCTCTCCGAGCTGGGGCAGGTCGGTCAGTCGATGGGCAGAGCGCAGGCGACTGCGACCACGGCAGGGCTCAACCGCTGCCGTCGCTGCGGCGGTGCACTCGTCTCCCAGATCGATCGAGCGCTCGGACGCTGCTCCCGCTGCCCCGCCGAGGTCGATCTCGAGTTGCTCGACCGACTGCGCCGGTGGCGGACTCGAGTCGGGATGGAGCAGGGTCTGCCTCCCTATCTCGTGCTCACCGACACGTCTCTGTCGGTCATCGCAGAGAATCGTCCTCGCGACCTCGACGGACTCTCCCGGGTTCCGGGAATCGGAGCGACGAAGCTCGAACTCTACGGGGCGAGCCTATTGGGCCTGCTCGCCGACTGA